One Phocaeicola dorei genomic region harbors:
- a CDS encoding DUF4120 family protein, whose protein sequence is MKILNEEHLENVKRYAESIGDTSLQKCLDRLKSWEENPDCPSEISLYYDHAPYSFGFTQRYPDGRTGIVGGLLYHGIPDRSFAVTLQPFHGWQIHT, encoded by the coding sequence ATGAAAATCCTGAATGAAGAACATCTCGAGAATGTAAAGCGCTATGCCGAATCCATCGGCGACACCTCACTCCAAAAATGTCTGGACCGGTTGAAGAGCTGGGAGGAAAATCCCGACTGTCCCAGTGAAATATCACTCTACTATGACCATGCCCCGTACTCGTTCGGCTTCACGCAACGTTATCCCGACGGAAGAACCGGCATCGTGGGCGGACTGCTCTATCACGGAATACCGGACAGGTCGTTTGCGGTAACATTGCAGCCGTTCCACGGGTGGCAGATACATACCTGA